In a single window of the Zea mays cultivar B73 chromosome 5, Zm-B73-REFERENCE-NAM-5.0, whole genome shotgun sequence genome:
- the LOC103628268 gene encoding probable ubiquitin-conjugating enzyme E2 25 has product MSCVQKVYYHSGGLRLNPNLYESGKVCLSLLNTWWGKGCEKWGKSSSTMLQVLVSIQGLVLNDRPYFNEPGYKNSAETTGGERCSLAYNQTTFVRSCKTTLYSLRKPPMHFETLVLWHFHEHERAILDACRAYMSGTVVGSSAGTGSNRRYVHDKCFAEFHKSLTLYTEHLRAEFATNRRRVMELETEDEIVPSIAASMKSC; this is encoded by the exons atgtcGTGTGTTCAGAAAGTATACTACCATTCTGGCGGACTTCGGCTGAACCCGAACCTGTACGAGAGCGGGAAAGTGTGCCTGAGCCTTCTGAACACCTGGTGGGGCAAGGGGTGCGAGAAGTGGGGCAAGTCGAGCTCCACCATGCTGCAGGTTCTGGTCTCCATCCAGGGCCTCGTGCTGAATGACAGGCCATACTTCAATGAGCCAGGATACAAGAACTCGGCTGAAACGACAGGTGGTGAGAGGTGTTCCTTGGCTTACAATCAGACGACCTTCGTCAGATCATGCAAGACGACGCTGTATTCACTCCGGAAGCCTCCAATG CATTTTGAGACCCTTGTGTTGTGGCACTTCCACGAGCATGAGCGTGCCATCCTCGACGCTTGCAGGGCTTACATGTCTGGGACAGTCGTTGGGTCGTCTGCTGGGACTGGGAGCAACCGCAGATACGTCCATGACAAGTGCTTTGCAGAATTCCACAAGTCGCTGACGCTCTACACTGAACATCTCAGGGCTGAGTTTGCTACAAACAGAAGACGAGTGATGGAGCTAGAAACAGAAGACGAGATCGTGCCTAGCATAGCAGCTAGCATGAAATCGTGTTGA
- the LOC103626541 gene encoding uncharacterized protein, translated as MQDERNKGDDEFINKPLPYYGNLATIFGNSVASGRFAKTSNDPLAVDDGEDVQKEGCIATSSAVHENDTAATSATKPSKKAKREDNGTEFLVEAFQHATQTLASAIKEAANKPLPAGLFEAVDNIPGFEIAHKSKYYSHLVSNPDIAHAFMDVPLLYKVSMITDFVNEKF; from the coding sequence ATGCAGGATGAAAGAAACAAGGGTGATGATGAATTTATAAACAAGCCTCTTCCCTATTATGGCAACCTTGCTACAATTTTTGGCAATAGTGTTGCATCAGGACGATTTGCAAAGACATCAAATGACCCTCTTGCTGTTGATGATGGTGAAGATGTGCAAAAGGAAGGGTGTATTGCAACATCTAGTGCTGTCCATGAGAATGACACTGCAGCAACATCTGCAACTAAACCATCCAAGAAGGCCAAGAGGGAAGACAATGGTACTGAATTCTTAGTTGAAGCATTTCAGCATGCCACTCAAACACTAGCCAGTGCCATCAAGGAGGCAGCAAACAAACCTTTGCCAGCTGGTTTGTTTGAAGCTGTAGACAATATTCCAGGATTTGAGATTGCGCACAAGTCCAAGTATTATTCTCATTTGGTTTCTAATCCTGACATTGCACATGCTTTCATGGATGTGCCATTGCTTTACAAGGTCTCTATGATTACCGACTTCGTTAATGAGAAGTTTTAG
- the LOC100285552 gene encoding ethanolaminephosphotransferase, with the protein MGYIGHHGVATLRRYKYSGVDHSLVAKYILQPFWSRFVNIFPLWFPPNMITLTGFMFLLTSAFLGFLYSPHLDTAPPRWVHLAHGLLLFLYQTFDAVDGKQARRTNSSSPLGELFDHGCDALACAFESLAFGSTAMCGKATFWFWFISAVPFYFATWEHFFTNTLILPIVNGPTEGLMLIYLCHFFTFFTGAEWWAQDFQKSMPLLGWVPLISEIPVYDIVLCLMIAFAVIPTIGSNIHNVYKVVEARKGSMLLALAMLFPFGLLLAGVLVWSYLSPSDIMRTQPHLLIIGTGFAFGFLVGRMILAHLCDEPKGLKTGMCMSLAYFPFAIANALTARLDDGNPLVDEQLVLLMYCLFTVALYMHFATSVIHEITNALGIHCFRITRKKA; encoded by the exons ATGGGTTACATTGGCCACCACGGCGTCGCCACGCTGCGGCGCTACAAGTACAGCGGCGTCGACCACTCGCTCGTCGCCAAGTACATCCTCCAGCCCTTCTGGTCCCGATTCGTCAACATCTTCCCGCTATGGTTCCC ACCGAACATG ATTACACTGACAGGTTTCATGTTTCTACTGACATCAGCATTCCTTGGCTTT TTATATTCACCCCATCTAGATACAGCACCCCCCAGATGGGTTCACCTTGCTCATGGACTGCTTCTCTTTCTTTATCAG ACTTTTGATGCTGTGGATGGAAAACAAGCAAGGCGTACCAACTCATCAAGTCCTCTAGGCGAGCTTTTTGACCACG GATGTGATGCGCTTGCGTGTGCT TTTGAATCCTTGGCTTTTGGAAGCACGGCGATGTGTGGAAAGGCTACCTTCTGGTTTTGGTTCATTTCAGCTGTCCCATTTTACTTCGCAACCTGGGAACA CTTTTTTACAAATACACTTATTCTTCCTATAGTCAACGGACCAACTGAAGGCCTTATGCTGATCTACTTGTGCCATTTTTTCACCTTTTTCACAG GAGCCGAGTGGTGGGCACAGGATTTTCAGAAGTCAATGCCCCTGCTGGGTTGGGTTCCTCTTATCTCTG AAATCCCGGTGTATGACATTGTGCTATGTCTTATGATTGCTTTTGCTGTAATCCCAACAATTGGATCTAA CATCCACAATGTATATAAAGTCGTTGAAGCAAGAAAAGGAAGCATGCTTCTGGCACTAGCCATG CTCTTTCCTTTTGGTTTGCTCTTGGCTGGAGTTCTTGTCTG GTCCTACCTTTCTCCTTCAGATATAATGAGAACCCAACCACATTTGCTAATTATTGGAACTGGTTTTGCATTTGGATTTCTTGTG GGAAGAATGATTCTGGCTCACTTGTGTGATGAACCCAAGGGTTTGAAAACAGGGATGTGCATG TCCCTTGCGTATTTTCCATTTGCAATTGCAAACGCGTTGACTGCCCGGCTTGATGATGG AAATCCACTCGTTGATGAGCAGCTAGTGCTCCTGATGTACTGCCTATTTACAG TGGCTCTGTACATGCATTTTGCTACATCAGTTATTCATGAGATCACCAATGCACTCGGGATCCACTGCTTCAG GATCACTAGGAAAAAGGCATAG